From the Drosophila willistoni isolate 14030-0811.24 chromosome 2L unlocalized genomic scaffold, UCI_dwil_1.1 Seg168, whole genome shotgun sequence genome, the window CTTTGCATTTACAATTTAATTCACAAATCAttgattaattataaaataaataggCTTAAACTGGACTTTTATTTGCACAGGGTGACATAAGTAAAGGCCTTGTTGTAGATTTCTTAGGGTAGAGAGCTAAAGAAAAATTAGGAGACTAAAAGTAAAAAAGCAAATACCTTGAAAGCCCACTTAGTCTAGGCTTAAATCGGATGAGCTAATGTTATCTTTGACTAGTTTACAGAGAAAGAGGATAACAAATACAAGTCTTCGGCTGTAAAGTGAAGAGAGATTAATAGAAGATGTCTgtttgaataagaaggtaTGCGAAGAGTCGAGTCCAGTGTAAATCGAACTTCAGGAATTGCTATTGGATCTATTCACTTGTGAACATCAAATTGTCGTTCTCACACTGAAGAACAATATTCCAACCTTAGCTACAATGGGGTGTCATAATTCTTTGAAGCACGAAGACTACTGTTGACACTTGAAGATATGTGAAGATTAATCAGATCCAAGGGATCAGACGCAATAGAGTACTGAACTGGGAACGACTGAAAGGACTATTGGAAACATACTTTGACGTCATCCCCAATGGATCTAAATGTCGTCCTTTTAACTcgaactgtttttttttttagaaagaaacgaaaagaaaCTGTTTGGATTTAAAACAAGACAGTAAGTTAAGCCATCGCCCATAATGTTTCGAATAGTAAGTAAAACAGATTGACCGTATCGAATGTCAGTATAAATGACAACAATTTGAATCTTTTTATGAAAGCCAGtccattattttttataatttacgAAAAcgcaatttttttatttcatgaacttattaaacaattttgctttttatttagcTTTGGAACGGAAATACAAGGTTCTATTTTCAGATGATTGGACTAACAAAAAGAAGCTTTGCTCGGCCGTTTTTCTCTGAATCTCCACTTGGTCAATTGGGAAAAACGCCAATAATTGCTAGACCCGCAATACCATTTATACAATCACGGAGAGGCGTGCAGATAACACCACGCAAATTGCTAATTGGGATTCAGATCCGACAGGCTTCACCTTTCCAGAGAAAACAGTAGAATCACGAAATTTAAGAACTACATCGATGGGTCCCTAGGAGAATTCCACTGCCGATGCAAGTGACGTGCCTGCTTCAGGTGTCAATTGTTCTAAGGGCAACGATGATAATATTGATATTTTAATTTCCATGCATATCAATATGAAATAACTAAATGTTCTTGTTGCAATCTATATAGCTTACTTATTTATATAGCATACTTATTTGGGCGCAATTTGGAGTTTTCGTACGTTTACGCAGAATTTGTAATATGTTtcaaaataagaacaaaaattttgactATATTGCAACAACTTCATTTTACAAACAATTTTGATTTCATCGACATTCATTTTTAAATCTGATACGAATGAAATATGGACCACATATCTACGGTTTGTCAATGGTGAAATTCATCTCTAAATGATCAAcagtaaataatttttgacCTTAGTATAAATTCAGCAAAGAACGGTCTATAAGCGGTCTTAACCAATGTAATATTGGAATATAGCATGCCATTCATTCATATCGATTTCATAagataaataattaaataattcatttaaaagtgTTTATTCCTTCATTCGAATTGTAGATCTAACCAATtattaaaaagagaaaactggattcttaaatttaaaaatgaaataaagaatgaataaataaaacaatgctctttaaataaaaaatacaaaacctatttaaattgatttcgTTTCCTCATTTGCTATACTCAATTTAAATGTATCCACTATTGTCATATATTATGTAATAGGTCTGAAGCAAAATATGCCTAATTTTCAATGAGAAGACTTGTGAAACGtttgttaattattttcttAGGGTGAAATGATTTATTAAGTCCGTCTAAATGTGGGAAATACACAGAAAGAACCAATCCGCCTTAGTTATGTCCGTCTCCTGGAACACCTACCTTAGCTTGGAGACTATTAAAGGTAAAGACCCAAAAATTATGcatataaaacgttttttaCCTGATCGGAACAAGTTACAATAAAGACTCAAAGCTGAGGAAAAAcctataaatttatttacatctaaatctattaaaatttttaaatattttacagaagttttatttttttacataCTTACATAATGACTAATTCCCTTACATATACCATATATCAAAACTATTAAAccatgtaaatgtaaatacCGTAAAATAGAAAACGAAGTGTGttaattgaatttgatttgataCTAAGAAATCAAGTTGTATAACTCCTTCTAAGGAGTGAAAGGATTTCTATTCCACTACAAtcacaacaaaatatttgaaattattttagtGATATTTTCAAGAGAATCGAGTGTGGGAGTTATCTTGAATTTGAGTTaagaaatttattaattgaCATAACCATGTAATAACTGCGAAATTTGcattaatataaattatataagtTTGTGACGAATTACAAATTTTACGGCTTAACCAACAGTGTTCAGTGTCTTAGGGATAAAAGGCGAAAGTGTTTTACCAACCGTCATAGACATAGTGTCGGTCTCCATACGAGAAGTTGTCCCATCTATAGATTCAAAAcagaattgttttttttttttttttttaattagtcATGTTCAAATCACATTTGTATGTGGTCTACATCTGTCTTTGCCTAGCGTTCGTCTCGGCGTTGGGCGATTATGACCCATTGGTTGTGTGCCCTCCAAAAGTCGGTTGCATCAGAGGCACTCATATGAATGGCTATCAAACACAAAGTTTTCAAGCTTTCATGGGCATACCGTATGCAGAGCCACCTGTAGGTCCATTAAGATTCATGGTGAGTATTTGGTTAAAAACCTAATTTTTACCAAGGAAGAAGGATTATATAAGCATAATGCGTTGTAATGCTTCAACTTTTGTGGCTTTAATTCTAGAGTCCCCAGGATAAACCCAAATGGAGGGGCACTTATAACGCGACTATGGCCAAAATGGATTGCATACAAAAGAATTATCTCTTACCTACTCCAATAATATACGGCGAAGAGGATTGTCTCTACTTAAATGTCTACAGACCAGAGGTGAGTCTTCGAGAATTCTCAAACGTCAACCGAAAATGAATGTGCCCTTATTTTACAGGTTCGTTCGGGAACTTTACCCGTAATGGTTTATATACACGGCGGTGGTTTCTTTAGTGGTTCAGCTGGTCCTTATATAACTGGACCGGAGTATTTTATGGACACACAGGAGGTAATTTTGGTTACAATGGCTTATAGACTGGGACCTTTGGGTAAGTTATTACAAGaaactatttcttttttattaacGCATATTACCTTAGGTTTTCTGTCTACCGGACATAGCGATATGCCTGGCAATTTTGGTCTTAAAGATCAGACATTGGCATTACGTTGGGTCCGATATAATATAGCCTCTTTTGGTGGCAATAGGAACAAGGTGACCATCTTTGGTCAGAGTGCTGGAGGCGTTTCCACCCATATGCATTTATTGAGTCCCCTCTCGAACAATCTCTTCCAAAGAGTGATTAGCATGAGTGGTACGGCGAATGTTCCTTTTGCCATTACCAACCAGCCTGAGGAACAAGCTCGAAAAATCGCGGAACTGTGTGGAATTCAAAATGCAGACCTTCTACTTACATCCGAAATTACTGAAGCCCTAAGAAAAGTCGATGTTTTAAAACTAATCAATGCCGGCGATGGCCTTAAATATTGGGATGTGGATCCCCTAACCAACTTCCGTCCTGTCGTAGAGCCTCCAGGAAAGGACGCGTTTCTAACTGCCTCGCCAGAGGCGCTGATAAAAAGACATGACTATCAAAAACGACCCTGGCTTATTGGAACCGTCCCCGATGAAGGAGCTGTGCGTGTTGTCAATATCATACATAATGGCACATTACTTCATCAATTTAATGACCGATTTGAGTATTTATTCGAAGCCTTATTGGAGTGGCCCACATGGTTTAGTCCACGAACGACAAAGGACAAAACAGATAGCGTCGTATTTGAGTACCTTCAAAATGTTAATCACATAAACAGTAGGACTAGGCAAGGCTTTATGGACGTAAGTGTAAACAAACTCATATGTCAGTGATTTAATTCTTGTATCGAATTTCACCAGACGATCACCGACAGAGGTTTCAAGCATTCTCTCTATGACGCCATCAGATGGTATGTCGCTCATTCGCCGTCGGGCAGGTTTCCCGTATACATTTACCGGTTTAACTATAAGGGACCCTATAGCTATGCATCGCTTTATACCCAAGCAAATGTGACCGGAACGTATGGAGTTGTTCATTGCGATGATTTGATATATTTGTTCCGTAGTCCCATTTTATTTCCGGACTTTCCTAAGGATTCCAGAGACGCCAAAGTAATCGAATGGTTTGTGAGGTACTTCGTCAATTTTGCCAAGTACGGGTGAGTTTGCTATAACCATGCAAAAGCAATTGATTTTCTACTTAATACCCTTTCTTCTTGAAGATATATGGTCGATGCTCCGCCGATAAAATATTGCGAAGCTAATGTCTTAGAATCACAGCCCGACGGAATATGCGAATATCATGAATTCGTGAACGATATGTACAATCCAAGTGGATTTGAATTGCGCGTAAATACGGAATTTCCAACTAAGAGAGTTAGACTATGGCAAGAGTTATTGGACGAAAGAGCGTAAGAGAGTGTAAACTGTAAAGCTAGTTTAATAAACTTTAATGATCAAGCCTAagcttttatatatttatttatttacaattttagaTAAAGTATTTTTTGTAACACAGCAGATAAGAAATCAAAGGACAACTTCGGAATTTGCAGGGGTCCGAATTTTCTGTTGCCGATTTAATATATCTTCCGGTGTGTTATAGTTGtccaatttgtttttaaaaattcaagtAAATTATAAGGACAACTACAAAACTTTATATCAGTGGACTTAAAAAACTTAAGTTATTTAAAAAAGTTACTGTTTTAGATCTGTGACTTTAACTGGCTAGAAGGAGGCCACATTAATCCCGAGGGATAATCaaatggctatatgaactcgtgcCAAAGTGTTGACCAAAATAAATACACCTTTTTCTGAAATAGTGTAACAACTAGTTACCGAGGCATGACTCAGTGGCTTCACTATAATGCATGCATTCAGTTCGTAATTAACACTCGGTTGATATAGACCACCTTTGAAAAGGCAAAAGTTCTCCCCATTAATACCTACTATCTATAAGAAGTATTGATAAGATTCGGTGTCTGGAAAAAACTGAACCAAAAAGTAAAACGCAATACAAAAATTAGTAAAATGAACAATTCGTACGTGTCAAAACTTAATGCCGACTGCATCTATGAAATATTCAGACAGATTAAAGCCAGATGTGAAATAGAAGAATCTAATTGTTCTATaccatttattatttatggaGAACTGTTTAGATTTGCGGTGTCTTTTAAAAGGATTTATGATTTGTTCAAACATTGGGATCGaaaactatattatatattaaggCGACGACAAAACGAATTTAATGATAAGCTTCATATAAATTTTGATAATCTGTATCAGGAACTGCAAGTAGCTACACCAAAGCaacaaaatatgttttttgaatttttgattgatgacataaataaaaagaaacaattataCGATGTTTCTTTAACATATGAAACTGGTCCATATAATAGCAAACATTTGGAATTCGTCGAAATGATTATCAACGCATGTCAAAAAAAGTCTATGGTAACAAATTTGAGTATAGAGATGCCAGGTAAAGCACATATAATGtaattgcaaaaataattttttttaactaattgATGTTTTAATATACAGGATATTCTCTTAACAATAATTTATCACATTTCCAAAATCTCCGTGAGCTGGTTTTAGATGTGAAAATAGATGCTGATGAATTAGTCGAATGTTGCAAGTCGAATCCAAATTTGCGTGAACTTTACATCAGAAAGAATGAAATCTATGGTAGATTGTCGGACATCACTTTAGATAAAAATAGCTTAAAGCATTTGGAAACATTATGTTTCGTAATGAAAACTGAAATTGATGCTGTTGAATATGCACCTTTGGCAAATCTTCCAAAACTACAAGATTTAGGAATAGTTGGAACACATGAAATCGGATCCTTAAAGCCCCTTTTTAGACGTTTGGCTGAAAGAAATATGCTTGTGTGTTTGAATATTCCAAATGCCGATATGAATGATGAAGAAATCCATGCCATCTCTCAGATAAAATCATTGGAAGGTTTGGCGTGTGGTTTCATTCAACCAAAAAGCATTCACCATCTTTCAAATTtgaataatcttgaaagcctGGAAATATATTCAGAAAATGAAGTCGTTAATACGATAAATGATATAGTAAAAATGTTAATGGCgagcaaaacaaaatggaTTCAAATTGATTTCTGTCATGTTAAATTTACTTATGGAGAATCctcattaaatattattccaTTTGATATGGATCCTGATAAAAAAACTGTTCGATTGGTATATCTTAATCTTTTTAAAGCATTTGCAAACGAAAATCTTTTGTGCTTAAATGCTTTTTTTACAATGATTGACTCTAGAATCGAGAAGTTAGCAATCGCAGGTATAAAATCTCTTAAAAAGATTGGCTGCTTTTTTAAAGATTTAAGTAACATAGACATTTTTGGGCAGTTGCCGTACCTTGAAGAGCTAACCATTAGATTGGAGCTAGGAAAGAAAGATCTGAAGCATTTAAAAAGTCTCTTCACAGCACTCGCTGCAAACGCATCCCCAGCTCTGAAATTTCTTGATCTAACATCTGACGTATCCCTTGATTTGCCTTCAACCACTGAATTGGTGCGAATTAAATCATTAAAGACATTAAAATGCGGGTTCTCCAATGATGAATGCATTAAACGCCTCGATAAGCTTACTGAACTTGAAGATTTAGAAATAAGATCAACTCATCACGATTTTAACAACATATCTGAGACAGTTTTACGAATTTTATCATCTTCGAAATGCAGCGTTGAAATTAACAACATCTTCACCTATAACAGTCACAGTAAAGAACTCAAACTGCAGCTGAGTAATAAAATAGATGCAAGTCGTTACGCTCCCCTGGGTAATTTGGAAAATTGTGAAAGTCTTATTATATCTGGAAAGTGTCCATCTGGCTCATTGCACTCGTTAATAAAAACACTTTCCTCAAACGAAAGtcataatttaaaaatgttgcaTATTGATGAAATGCCAATCAATCACGAAGAGACTCTTCtgataaaacaaataaaaactttaaaattaatCAATTGCATATTCTCTGATCCCAGATGTCTTGAAGTCGATCTTCCCCTTACATTCTACAAGAGAATTGCAATGAGTGAAATCGAGATTCCAAGTCAGGCAATCCCTGTGTTGGAAAATTCCGAAGGCGTCGTCACTATTAAGCATGATGAAGGAAtcattaaatataaaaaaaatcaaggaAAGTTAATTATAGAAAATTTCTTGGATATTTGTGATTACGCTTTTCtgaagaaattgaaaaatttaaataagctacatatattaaaaaaacgCACAAGTAACTTGACTAAAATCTTGTCATACTTGGCGGAAAGTTCCAGTTTTAGGGAACTGATAATTGCTGACACCAATGACTACATTGATAACTGGATTACTGAAGAAGGCCAATATAATTCCAGGACAACGTATTTGAGAGAAAACCCCTATCG encodes:
- the LOC6652305 gene encoding uncharacterized protein LOC6652305 gives rise to the protein MFKSHLYVIYICVYLAFVAGQDDDDPLVVCPPKVGCIKGTTMKGYQTPLFEAFLGIPYAEPPIGFLRFKSPQVKQKWDNTYNATIPKNDCIQKNYLLPTPLIYGEEDCLYLNVYRPEVRRDTLPVMVYIHGGGFFSGSAGPYITGPEYFMDTREVILVTMAYRLGPFGFLSTGTRDMPGNYGLKDQNLALRWVRDNIASFGGDKNQVTIFGQSAGGVSTHMHLLSPASNNLFQRVISMSGTANVPFAITKNPLRQARKLASLAFIKNAFKLPVFKLATLLREVPAINLINAGDGLKYWDVDPLTNFRPVVEPPGKDAFLTAKPSSLMRRNEYQKRPWLIGTVPEEGAVRVVNIMENNTLRNQFNDRLEYLFQSLLEWPRKLSPLQTKDKTDSVVLEYLSGIYELNNRTRSGFLDTITDRGFKHPLYDAISWYAASTMRVQSPIFMYNFNYKGPFSFASLYTQANVTGNYGVVHCDDLIYLFRSPIIFPDFPRFSNEAKVIDWFVKYFVNFAKLGYTAFVPLLGECSTSVLEKRPNGICDYHEFVNDEFNPSGFEVKVNSAFPTERVKMWQRLLDQRVFMFKSHLYVVYICLCLAFVSALGDYDPLVVCPPKVGCIRGTHMNGYQTQSFQAFMGIPYAEPPVGPLRFMSPQDKPKWRGTYNATMAKMDCIQKNYLLPTPIIYGEEDCLYLNVYRPEVRSGTLPVMVYIHGGGFFSGSAGPYITGPEYFMDTQEVILVTMAYRLGPLGFLSTGHSDMPGNFGLKDQTLALRWVRYNIASFGGNRNKVTIFGQSAGGVSTHMHLLSPLSNNLFQRVISMSGTANVPFAITNQPEEQARKIAELCGIQNADLLLTSEITEALRKVDVLKLINAGDGLKYWDVDPLTNFRPVVEPPGKDAFLTASPEALIKRHDYQKRPWLIGTVPDEGAVRVVNIIHNGTLLHQFNDRFEYLFEALLEWPTWFSPRTTKDKTDSVVFEYLQNVNHINSRTRQGFMDTITDRGFKHSLYDAIRWYVAHSPSGRFPVYIYRFNYKGPYSYASLYTQANVTGTYGVVHCDDLIYLFRSPILFPDFPKDSRDAKVIEWFVRYFVNFAKYGYMVDAPPIKYCEANVLESQPDGICEYHEFVNDMYNPSGFELRVNTEFPTKRVRLWQELLDERA
- the LOC124459672 gene encoding uncharacterized protein LOC124459672 is translated as MNNSYVSKLNADCIYEIFRQIKARCEIEESNCSIPFIIYGELFRFAVSFKRIYDLFKHWDRKLYYILRRRQNEFNDKLHINFDNLYQELQVATPKQQNMFFEFLIDDINKKKQLYDVSLTYETGPYNSKHLEFVEMIINACQKKSMVTNLSIEMPGYSLNNNLSHFQNLRELVLDVKIDADELVECCKSNPNLRELYIRKNEIYGRLSDITLDKNSLKHLETLCFVMKTEIDAVEYAPLANLPKLQDLGIVGTHEIGSLKPLFRRLAERNMLVCLNIPNADMNDEEIHAISQIKSLEGLACGFIQPKSIHHLSNLNNLESLEIYSENEVVNTINDIVKMLMASKTKWIQIDFCHVKFTYGESSLNIIPFDMDPDKKTVRLNREVSNRRYKIS